The following are from one region of the Centroberyx gerrardi isolate f3 chromosome 16, fCenGer3.hap1.cur.20231027, whole genome shotgun sequence genome:
- the taf7 gene encoding transcription initiation factor TFIID subunit 7 — translation MQNKKTKMTSKLKVGKVGSKSKEDAPYELESQFVLRLPMEYASTVRRIAQSSSMNLKDRLTIELHPDGRHGIVRVDRVPLACKLVDLPCILESLKTVDKKTFYKTADVCQMLVCTLDGDLYPPLEEPTGSTDPKSKKKDKDKDKKFVWNHGITCPLKNTRKRRFRKTAKKKYIESPDVEKEVKRLLSTDAEAVSVRWEIIAEDETKEADQHGSLTNLDSSPGTSGHKIGHGSSAQHDELREIFNDISSSSEDEEDEGDRHEDEDLNIMDTEDDLVRQLQDKLNESDSAHHETDRNNQIVMEYQVQINSVKAKLQETRARKKQQEELIMKVENQALKNRFQALLNEIIQQEEREMEQLASLQEQLDSLIEK, via the exons ATgcagaataagaaaacaaaGATGACGTCCAAACTGAAAG TTGGGAAGGTCGGCTCAAAGAGCAAAGAGGATGCTCCGTATGAGTTGGAGAGTCAGTTTGTCCTGAGGCTGCCCATG gaATATGCCTCAACAGTAAGAAGGATTGCCCAGTCCAGCAGCATGAACCTGAAAGACAGACTCACCATCGAGTTGCACC CGGATGGTCGTCATGGCATAGTGAGAGTAGACCGTGTCCCCTTGGCCTGCAAGCTGGTGGATCTGCCCTGTATCCTGGAGTCTCTGAAAACAGTGGACAAGAAGACTTTTTACAAGACTGCTGATGTCTGTCAG ATGCTGGTGTGTACACTAGATGGAGACCTTTACCCTCCTTTAGAGGAGCCCACCGGAAGCACCGACCccaagagcaagaagaaggacaAAGACAAGGACAAGAAATTTGTCTGGAACCACGGCA TCACCTGCCCTCTGAAGAACACACGCAAGAGAAGATTTCGGAAGACTGCAAAAAAGAAG TACATTGAGTCTCCTGATGTGGAAAAGGAGGTGAAGAGATTGCTGAGCACAGATGCCGAGGCTGTCAGTGTCC GGTGGGAAATAATAGCGGAGGATGAGACCAAAGAGGCAGACCAACATGGTTCTCTGACCAACCTGGACTCCTCGCCTGGCACCTCAGGACACAAGATAGGCCATGGATCCTCAG CCCAGCATGACGAGCTGAGGGAGATCTTCAAcgacatcagcagcagcagcgaggacgaggaggacgaAGGGGACCGCCACGAGGACGAGGACCTGAATATCATGGACACAGAGGATGATCTGGTCAGACAGCTCCAAGACAAACTCAACGAGTCTGACTCCGCGCACCACGAAACTGACAGAAACAACCAGATAG TAATGGAGTATCAGGTGCAGATCAACAGCGTCAAGGCCAAGCTCCAGGAAACCCGCGCCCGAAagaaacagcaggaggaactCATCATGAAAGTGGAAAACCAGGCCCTTAAG AACCGCTTCCAAGCTTTGTTGAATGAGATTATTCAGCAGGAGGAGCGGGAGATGGAGCAG CTGGCCTCGCTTCAGGAGCAGCTGGACTCACTGATCGAGAAGTGA